From Woronichinia naegeliana WA131, the proteins below share one genomic window:
- a CDS encoding DUF427 domain-containing protein, whose product MFSPQPIKPLPGQESVWDYPRPPKVEASPKRIQIWFNEIMIVDSQQTQRVLETSHPPAYYIPPADIAMQYLSPISQQSYCEWKGMAHYYRIQVGNKRVEQAAWYYPEPNAYFAVLKDYVAFYPSRMDACLVDGEKVTAQPGDFYGGWITADIVGPFKGASGTWGW is encoded by the coding sequence ATGTTTTCTCCTCAACCGATTAAACCGCTCCCAGGCCAAGAATCCGTATGGGACTATCCTCGTCCGCCCAAAGTAGAAGCCAGCCCCAAACGCATACAGATCTGGTTTAACGAAATCATGATTGTGGATAGCCAACAGACCCAAAGAGTTTTGGAAACCAGTCATCCTCCCGCCTATTACATCCCGCCTGCTGATATTGCCATGCAGTATCTTAGCCCCATATCTCAGCAATCCTATTGCGAATGGAAAGGGATGGCTCACTATTACCGTATTCAAGTAGGCAATAAAAGGGTAGAACAGGCCGCCTGGTATTATCCTGAACCCAATGCCTATTTTGCTGTTTTAAAGGATTATGTAGCTTTTTATCCGAGCCGTATGGATGCTTGTCTTGTGGATGGCGAGAAAGTCACAGCCCAGCCAGGGGATTTTTATGGGGGATGGATTACGGCTGATATTGTTGGCCCCTTTAAAGGAGCAAGCGGCACTTGGGGCTGGTAA